One Spea bombifrons isolate aSpeBom1 chromosome 1, aSpeBom1.2.pri, whole genome shotgun sequence DNA window includes the following coding sequences:
- the SPATA18 gene encoding mitochondria-eating protein, with the protein MADTLRRLTNSETCRLLQDKLEDWYKDYHINSCDHNLNICCELLELNSKIQGQLFTILSVTAREGGQYAGVEILKSRFLPWLGTCFTTTSSGADTSFSLLQESLERDKKLRELSSSQEKELHKMETQIASTRQELSSVRQELIESQMELEDTKTKSASTLLATEEEILQLRAELRSAQDKLEMRKLDTVDDYERQIRLLKDEISVLSAERSMLQSRLSRSRSPSPLRHSSRSSSPFLRCESPTSARLTNSSRHARLISRFNDIFANDRLDAQNLLKRYIDDIEMVQRIIFIATVESFHAAKMAFRQFKLRVRKSLSPSHMGPESLEDAVIDYIVRNLDLYDVQSSVNEVISAMNVNPKISFPPEVDFILISGFIREVCRVAFAMQTLEAPLDIGFAVDGELFNETKYRHSYDSELTAPLVYYHVWPSLMENDNVIVKGEAVTKRGALWSPGKSRSRSCSPIRSRSASPGRTLASRSRSPSPLRRSGTPRF; encoded by the exons ATGGCAGACACCCTGAGGAGGCTGACCAACAGCGAGACATGCAGACTCCTACAGGACAAGCTGGAGGACTGGTACAAGGATTACCAT ATTAATTCATGTGACCACAATCTGAACATTTGCTGTGAACTTCTTGAGTTGAACTCCAAGATTCAGGGCCAACTTTTCACGATCCTCAGTGTAACAGCTCGGGAAG gTGGTCAGTATGCTGGTGTGGAGATTCTTAAAAGTCGTTTCCTGCCATGGCTGGGAACCTGCTTTACCACAACGTCCTCAGGTGCCGATACCAGCTTCTCCCTCCTTCAG GAATCACTGGAGAGAGACAAGAAGTTAAGAGAACTGTCCTCTTCCCAAGAAAAAGAACTGCATAAAATGGAGACCCAGATAGCATCTACACGCCAAGAACTTAGCTCAGTCAGACAAGA ACTGATAGAATCACAAATGGAGCTTGaagacacaaaaacaaaatccgCATCTACACTTCTAGCCACTGAAGAGGAGATTCTTCAACTTAGAGCAGA GTTGAGGTCAGCCCAGGATAAATTAGAAATGAGAAAGCTGGACACTGTGGATGATTACGAAAGACAGATACGTCTGCTAAAAGATGAGATCTCCGTTTTGTCAGCGGAGAGGAGCATGCTTCAGAGCAG ACTTTCCCGAAGCCGCTCTCCCAGCCCCTTGCGCCATTCCAGCCGATCATCAAGTCCGTTCTTGCGGTGTGAGTCGCCTACCTCTGCCAGGCTGACCAACTCCTCACGTCATGCCCGCCTCATCTCCAGGTTTAATGACATCTTTGCCAATGATCGTTTAGATGCCCAGAATCTTCTCAAACGTTACATTGACGACATAGAGATGGTCCAGAGGATCATTTTTATTGCCACCGTG GAATCATTCCATGCAGCCAAGATGGCATTCAGACAGTTCAAACTGCGTGTAAGGAAGTCTCTGTCTCCATCTCACATGGGGCCCGAATCTCTGGAGGATGCAGTCATTGACTACATAGTGCGCAACCTGGATCTCTACGACGTCCAGTCCAGTGTTAAT GAGGTGATCAGTGCCATGAACGTCAATCCTAAAATTTCATTCCCACCAGAAGTTGACTTTATTCTGATCAGTGGCTTTATCAGGGAGGTGTGCCGCGTAGCATTTGCCATGCAAACTCTAGAAGCACCATTGGACATAGGATTCGCTGTTGATGGAGAGCTTTTTAATGAAACCAA ATATCGTCATTCCTATGATTCTGAGCTCACCGCTCCTCTCGTTTACTACCACGTGTGGCCTTCTCTGATGGAAAACGACAATGTCATTGTCAAAGGAGAAGCAGTGACAAAAAGAGGTGCTCTG TGGAGTCCAGGAAAAAGTAGAAGTAGGAGCTGTAGCCCCATCCGGTCCCGCTCAGCTAGTCCAGGGCGAACCTTG GCCTCTAGAAGCCGGAGTCCATCCCCACTTAGAAGAAGTGGAACTCCAA GATTCTAA